In Bacillota bacterium, a single genomic region encodes these proteins:
- a CDS encoding 2-oxoacid:ferredoxin oxidoreductase subunit gamma translates to MKKLELRLSGFGGQGLITAGIILAEAAILDGMNAVQSQSYGPEARGGASKAEVIIAAEEIDYPKVAEADLCLSMSQQASDKYAAQTRPNGVLILDSGYVKTPPQFSGKIYSVPITEIATTKVGRSIVANIVALGVINGITDIVSKESLETAVLDRVPPKTKDLNQKALEFGYEAAQNLVQEGR, encoded by the coding sequence GATTTGGAGGCCAAGGACTAATTACAGCTGGAATTATTCTGGCCGAAGCGGCCATTTTAGACGGAATGAACGCTGTCCAGAGCCAGTCTTATGGTCCGGAAGCCAGAGGCGGTGCCAGTAAAGCAGAAGTAATTATTGCTGCTGAAGAAATTGATTATCCCAAGGTGGCAGAAGCGGATCTTTGTCTCTCTATGAGTCAACAAGCCAGTGATAAATATGCTGCTCAAACACGTCCAAACGGAGTCCTTATTCTCGATAGCGGCTACGTCAAAACACCGCCTCAGTTTTCCGGGAAGATCTACTCTGTTCCTATTACAGAAATAGCCACCACGAAAGTTGGCCGCAGTATCGTAGCTAACATAGTGGCACTGGGAGTAATTAACGGCATCACTGACATTGTTAGTAAGGAATCACTGGAAACGGCGGTCTTAGATCGGGTGCCGCCAAAAACCAAAGATCTTAACCAGAAAGCTCTGGAATTTGGCTATGAGGCGGCCCAAAACCTGGTTCAGGAGGGAAGGTGA